A section of the Streptomyces sp. SCL15-4 genome encodes:
- a CDS encoding ABC-three component system protein, protein MTGYLYQCELALLELAERSWGEATIEVRMELLDDIEFLDPETHTPLELLQSKHREAAGPLSETGKDFWRSVASWIDALKALADPSAETMPLLRLVSTQVAPKDTFFHLLRPGSDRDVRKALARMEQIAGDADGPGTTAKDRDLFMALAPERRYQLVNAVIVHDGAPVMSDLNPSLAKELGITPSDHAEAALDAIKGWWYRMAVELLERKNPQRMRASVSAQELACLRDEVLHRYAEKDLPITETLRNLTEAEIAGYEDQLVVSQMRWIDLPDDEIAMHLRSYHHARAQRSAWLRTFKITPERLEEYEQELHYEWERTFRRHTRRLRDGIPDAERQEVGQQVLDDTMDKVASKPARHGSTTAAWIGHGTLHGLADQADTAHPDRALGWHPDYTDLCKQREEQDQ, encoded by the coding sequence ATGACCGGATACCTCTACCAGTGCGAATTGGCTCTGCTGGAACTCGCAGAACGCAGCTGGGGCGAGGCCACGATCGAGGTGCGGATGGAGCTCCTCGACGACATCGAGTTCTTGGACCCCGAGACCCACACGCCGCTGGAGCTGCTCCAGTCCAAGCACCGCGAGGCAGCCGGCCCCCTGAGCGAGACAGGCAAGGACTTCTGGCGCTCGGTGGCGTCGTGGATCGACGCGCTGAAGGCACTGGCCGATCCATCGGCCGAGACGATGCCCCTGTTGCGGCTGGTCTCGACTCAAGTTGCTCCCAAGGACACCTTCTTCCATCTGCTGCGCCCTGGATCGGACAGGGATGTGCGAAAGGCCCTGGCCCGGATGGAGCAGATTGCCGGTGACGCCGACGGTCCTGGCACTACTGCCAAGGACCGTGACCTGTTTATGGCCCTGGCCCCGGAACGGCGCTATCAGCTGGTCAACGCCGTGATCGTCCACGACGGTGCACCAGTGATGTCAGACCTGAACCCTAGTCTGGCCAAAGAACTGGGGATCACGCCGAGCGACCATGCCGAGGCCGCCCTCGACGCGATCAAAGGGTGGTGGTACCGGATGGCTGTAGAACTACTAGAACGCAAGAACCCCCAGCGCATGAGGGCCTCGGTCAGTGCGCAAGAACTGGCGTGTCTGAGGGATGAAGTCCTCCACCGCTACGCGGAGAAGGACCTGCCGATCACCGAGACCCTGCGCAACCTCACAGAAGCCGAGATCGCCGGCTACGAGGACCAGCTCGTGGTGTCCCAGATGCGGTGGATCGACTTGCCCGACGACGAGATCGCCATGCACCTGCGCAGCTACCACCACGCGCGTGCACAGCGATCCGCGTGGCTGCGCACCTTCAAGATCACTCCAGAGCGGCTGGAGGAGTATGAACAGGAACTCCACTACGAGTGGGAGCGTACCTTCCGCCGCCATACCCGACGCCTCCGCGATGGCATCCCCGACGCCGAGCGTCAGGAGGTAGGTCAGCAGGTACTGGACGACACCATGGACAAAGTCGCCAGCAAACCGGCCCGCCATGGCAGTACCACTGCGGCATGGATCGGTCACGGCACCCTTCACGGCCTGGCCGACCAAGCGGACACCGCGCACCCCGACCGCGCCCTTGGGTGGCATCCCGACTACACCGACCTGTGCAAGCAGCGGGAAGAGCAGGACCAGTGA
- a CDS encoding three component ABC system middle component — protein MTTAPHRSTLEARALFNPAFGAYLLASSIHAAAKKARTPMPWPSVFLVLPLVLPDDTRDSLPTRSTMTLSAWANANPRQQAAFAERAAVLTAYTRASLRTALRHRAIEVNAGNLNCPRAPKPPSAAPGAEVAECARAATLVGRWLATTDPARAFTILGVRP, from the coding sequence GTGACCACCGCCCCTCACCGCAGCACGCTCGAGGCCAGAGCCCTGTTCAATCCGGCCTTCGGCGCCTACCTCCTCGCCAGCAGCATCCACGCCGCAGCCAAGAAGGCGCGCACTCCCATGCCCTGGCCCAGCGTCTTCCTGGTCCTTCCGCTCGTCCTGCCTGACGACACACGAGACTCCCTGCCGACCAGATCCACCATGACCCTCAGCGCCTGGGCCAACGCCAACCCACGCCAGCAGGCCGCCTTCGCCGAACGAGCCGCGGTACTGACCGCCTACACCCGTGCCAGCCTGCGCACCGCCCTGCGCCACCGCGCCATAGAGGTCAATGCCGGCAACCTGAACTGCCCCCGCGCGCCCAAGCCGCCCTCAGCCGCCCCCGGCGCCGAAGTCGCCGAGTGCGCCCGCGCCGCAACCCTCGTCGGCCGATGGCTCGCCACCACCGACCCTGCCCGGGCTTTCACCATCCTCGGCGTCCGTCCCTGA
- a CDS encoding DUF3732 domain-containing protein, with translation MQLLALALYHRDGRKDHRVLRFRPGALNIITGESETGKSEVQDIIDYCLGRRTANLPDEPIDQSVGWYALLVTFKDGGRMVLARPRPTGASTVHAMVRTGDATLELPQADELIANSNVAALRSEVSARLGIEDFRFQPPAGATRNAFDVSIAHAALLCFQNQNEIADKTALFHRQTETGMAQTLKDTLPYFLGAAGPEQSLRRHHLGEAIRAQRQAQRKYDDALRQQAATDAGGLALVRLAENEGLLTDVPPAPDTGQVVALLQQALDASPRTAAPLDLPDRRYELNEERRALREQLQEYDDTLAVVDRWQEQGRAFTGELHLQLDRLKTLALLGPEHLHDTTVCPMCTQPLQEPDPSAQDVSDLTTRLAEELTHAQTLQPVREEHRRALQAERAAVAERLRLNGIQLRELLASDERMRNLQEQQMRIAHIQGRIAEALSRTGTASDLSRLRHELELAKERVAALQVLVDEDDVAAETERCLADIAVNMTAWAKRLNLGQAANATEVSISLNLLNVVVRSPDGRRPLRRIGSAKNHIGYHLVAHLALHTYLRSNSRPVPSFLMLDQPTQAFFPEKPRDASKVQDADWATVTAYFMLLNEVAQLNEGNLQIIVSDHANLPEPWFQNAVIANWRPDDEGNRNALIPFDWTP, from the coding sequence ATGCAACTGCTCGCCCTGGCCCTCTACCACCGAGACGGCAGGAAAGACCACAGGGTCCTGCGTTTCCGCCCCGGGGCGTTGAACATCATCACCGGTGAGTCCGAGACCGGGAAATCCGAAGTCCAGGACATCATCGACTACTGCCTGGGACGCCGCACCGCCAACCTGCCCGACGAACCGATCGACCAGTCCGTCGGCTGGTACGCCCTCCTGGTCACCTTCAAAGACGGCGGCCGCATGGTCCTCGCCCGGCCCCGGCCGACCGGCGCCTCCACCGTCCACGCGATGGTGCGAACCGGAGACGCCACCCTTGAACTCCCGCAGGCTGACGAGCTCATCGCCAACTCCAATGTCGCAGCCCTGCGTAGCGAAGTCAGCGCCCGGCTCGGCATCGAAGACTTCCGCTTCCAGCCACCCGCCGGAGCCACACGAAACGCCTTCGACGTATCCATCGCCCACGCAGCCCTGCTCTGCTTTCAGAACCAGAACGAGATCGCCGACAAGACAGCACTGTTCCACCGCCAGACCGAGACCGGCATGGCGCAGACCCTCAAGGACACCCTTCCCTACTTTCTCGGCGCCGCCGGCCCCGAACAGTCCCTACGCCGCCACCACCTCGGCGAAGCCATCCGCGCGCAACGCCAAGCGCAGCGCAAGTACGACGACGCACTGCGCCAGCAGGCCGCCACCGACGCGGGCGGCCTGGCTCTCGTCCGCCTCGCCGAGAACGAAGGACTGCTCACCGACGTCCCGCCGGCGCCTGACACCGGACAAGTTGTCGCACTGCTCCAGCAGGCCCTCGACGCCTCGCCGCGAACTGCCGCCCCCCTGGATCTGCCAGACCGGCGTTACGAACTCAACGAAGAGCGTCGCGCGTTGCGCGAACAACTCCAGGAGTACGACGACACTCTCGCCGTGGTTGACCGCTGGCAGGAACAAGGCCGTGCCTTCACCGGAGAACTGCACCTCCAACTAGACCGCCTCAAGACCCTCGCCCTCCTGGGCCCCGAGCACCTCCACGACACCACCGTCTGCCCCATGTGCACGCAGCCGCTCCAGGAGCCCGACCCCTCAGCACAGGACGTCTCCGACCTCACCACACGGCTGGCCGAGGAACTTACCCACGCGCAGACGCTCCAGCCTGTCCGCGAGGAGCACCGCCGCGCCCTGCAGGCAGAACGTGCAGCCGTCGCCGAACGCCTCCGGCTCAACGGGATCCAGCTCCGAGAACTGCTGGCCAGCGACGAGCGCATGCGTAACCTGCAGGAACAGCAGATGCGTATCGCCCACATCCAGGGGCGGATCGCCGAGGCCCTCAGCCGCACCGGAACGGCCAGTGACCTCAGCAGGCTGCGCCACGAACTCGAGCTGGCCAAGGAGCGTGTTGCCGCGCTTCAAGTCCTCGTCGACGAGGACGACGTAGCCGCCGAGACCGAACGCTGCCTAGCCGACATCGCGGTCAACATGACCGCCTGGGCCAAACGCCTCAACCTCGGACAAGCCGCGAACGCGACCGAGGTCAGCATCAGCCTGAACCTCCTCAACGTCGTCGTCAGAAGCCCTGACGGCCGACGGCCGCTCCGACGCATCGGAAGCGCCAAGAACCACATCGGCTACCACCTCGTCGCCCACCTGGCCTTGCACACCTATCTGCGAAGTAACAGCCGGCCCGTCCCCAGCTTCCTCATGCTCGACCAGCCCACACAGGCGTTCTTCCCGGAGAAGCCCCGAGACGCCTCCAAGGTCCAGGACGCCGACTGGGCCACCGTCACCGCCTACTTCATGCTCCTCAACGAAGTGGCACAACTCAACGAGGGCAATCTGCAGATCATCGTCAGCGATCACGCGAACCTGCCCGAACCGTGGTTCCAGAACGCTGTGATCGCCAACTGGCGACCCGACGATGAAGGCAACCGCAACGCACTTATCCCCTTCGACTGGACCCCCTGA
- a CDS encoding ATP-binding protein codes for MSRDDLINTVPDVLADARTSPLTAGLLTTKEGWNDFVHRIVLPPDLQDCAPAGITVTDNDPRMRYHGEMLPVLTPALRRGLLDARRILRTNRFRSVGRSMDMVIDGERGAGKTLLLCQIGRGYQGMIESDSGTDPNRVPVIYINVPPDRDSSMHWSLPFAEFLGLQYMRNPAKGDYRTLDVTLPVTHVMKHAGTQLVLVDGIDRLSDGEARTALSYFESLQDHTRVTFIYCGTGARDAIHAARYTGRRSKLPHQGMKFDSDMPVLWVGTIDYSPTAPEDWEDVVEAFEDDLRLHKHQKGTLIGLASYLHKRTGGYIETLNHLICQAAQEAIERGTEALTKDLLDDIHTGRGDLDEAGV; via the coding sequence ATGAGCCGCGACGATCTGATCAACACAGTGCCGGACGTCCTCGCCGATGCTCGCACCAGTCCCCTCACCGCCGGCCTCCTGACCACCAAGGAGGGCTGGAACGACTTCGTCCACCGCATCGTCCTCCCGCCGGACCTGCAGGACTGCGCGCCTGCCGGCATCACTGTCACGGACAATGACCCGCGCATGCGGTACCACGGCGAGATGCTGCCCGTCCTGACCCCCGCTCTGCGCCGCGGCCTGCTGGACGCGCGCAGGATTCTGCGCACCAACCGCTTCCGCAGCGTCGGCCGCAGCATGGACATGGTCATCGACGGCGAGCGCGGTGCCGGAAAGACACTTCTGCTGTGCCAGATCGGCCGCGGCTACCAAGGCATGATCGAAAGCGACTCCGGCACCGACCCGAACCGTGTCCCGGTCATCTACATCAACGTACCCCCGGACCGGGACAGCAGCATGCACTGGTCGCTGCCCTTCGCCGAGTTCCTCGGCCTGCAGTACATGCGCAACCCGGCCAAGGGCGACTACCGCACTCTCGACGTGACCCTCCCTGTCACGCACGTCATGAAGCACGCGGGCACTCAGCTCGTCCTCGTCGACGGCATCGACCGGCTCAGTGACGGCGAGGCCCGCACCGCACTGTCCTACTTCGAGAGCCTGCAGGACCACACCCGGGTCACCTTCATCTACTGCGGCACCGGGGCACGCGACGCCATCCACGCCGCCCGCTACACCGGACGCCGCTCCAAGCTCCCCCACCAGGGCATGAAGTTCGACAGCGACATGCCCGTGCTGTGGGTCGGCACCATCGACTACTCCCCCACCGCGCCCGAGGACTGGGAGGACGTTGTCGAAGCCTTCGAAGACGACCTACGCCTGCACAAGCACCAGAAGGGCACCCTCATCGGACTCGCCTCGTACCTGCACAAGCGCACCGGCGGCTACATCGAAACCCTCAACCACCTCATCTGCCAGGCCGCACAGGAAGCTATCGAACGAGGCACCGAAGCCCTCACCAAGGACCTCCTCGACGACATCCACACCGGGCGCGGCGACCTGGACGAGGCCGGTGTGTAG
- a CDS encoding Mu transposase C-terminal domain-containing protein: MAALQGTTVHLVCEQQDGEDACALVSVVVRAEDFALLDENGTPLPGATIPDVSGLELLGEADRQRLRDWERHLVEVRDGVPPDAEPGTKPRPGYDPARFTLKQRFAAKSAELKTLGWKSSSAGTVARRYSAYRSEGVAGLMREVVPGSPWGRTDERVVRLLLAEVQASLEESDGYGSRLLERLRAAILLRYPNEYDRLDISDATFYRLLERLGISPRSLRRPTQKRIDEASLPVAPYTPTTANMLGEQVQIDSTGLDIIAIGDDGRPVQLELTAAIDVVSRTIIGALIVPRSAGRGPRGKRLGGRATKSFDAVLMLAQALAPMPGRPGWSPLALAENSEMPYADLVACDPRMVGAAARPVIRPKMVVVDHGKIFKSEHFNDVCTTLGISVRSARERTPTDKAIVESLFSAIKKLFCQYVAGYTGSDLARRGKNIHDGPLWSINELQDLLDEWIALHWQQRPHDGLRNPFLPGMKISPNRMYATLVAMEGHLPLPLGVHENRKLLPFTRLKVSRKGVKINNRTYNSPDLQQYCNKHSGIRGQGMKWQVRYNPYAPRFVWLYDHTKDAWVEAEFIHQRLIGDAWTQYLWEQAEAVHVELGGSKDDERAITRAVAALRERARRGPQASAPRVPALFTGTKLTLREPQTDRYAGIRAPIPGMVQRAPSLNVPAGDLFPRPAPSPAAEAPMTVPLQGVEPVLPADAPAAASSVPEPRPAAITTPPQQPASPTGPGRKKQSHSLTGPASGLFAQFTGAAPERSAPGAEAAPSPATRPSKETR; this comes from the coding sequence GTGGCCGCGCTCCAGGGGACCACCGTGCATCTGGTCTGTGAACAGCAGGACGGCGAGGACGCCTGTGCGCTCGTGTCCGTCGTCGTCCGGGCCGAGGACTTCGCTCTGCTCGATGAGAACGGCACGCCGCTGCCGGGCGCGACCATCCCTGATGTGAGCGGGCTGGAGCTGCTGGGAGAAGCCGACCGCCAGCGGCTGCGGGACTGGGAACGTCACCTCGTTGAGGTCCGCGACGGCGTGCCGCCGGACGCCGAGCCCGGTACCAAGCCCAGGCCGGGCTACGACCCCGCCCGGTTCACGTTGAAGCAGCGGTTCGCGGCGAAGTCAGCCGAACTGAAGACGCTCGGCTGGAAGAGTTCCTCGGCCGGCACGGTGGCGCGCCGCTACAGCGCCTACAGGTCCGAGGGCGTCGCCGGGCTGATGCGCGAGGTCGTACCGGGTTCCCCGTGGGGGCGTACCGACGAGCGCGTGGTGCGGCTGCTCCTGGCGGAGGTGCAGGCCAGTCTCGAGGAGTCGGACGGGTACGGCAGCCGTCTGCTGGAACGTTTGCGCGCTGCGATCCTGCTGCGCTACCCCAACGAGTACGACCGGCTGGACATATCGGATGCCACGTTCTACCGGCTTCTCGAGCGGCTGGGGATTTCCCCGCGTTCGCTGCGCAGGCCGACGCAGAAACGCATCGACGAGGCGAGCCTTCCGGTGGCGCCCTATACGCCAACCACGGCGAACATGCTGGGCGAACAGGTGCAGATCGATTCCACGGGGCTGGACATCATCGCCATCGGTGACGACGGCCGGCCGGTGCAGCTTGAGCTGACCGCCGCGATCGACGTCGTCAGCCGAACGATCATCGGTGCACTGATCGTACCCAGGAGCGCTGGCCGAGGCCCACGGGGCAAGAGGCTCGGCGGTCGGGCCACGAAATCCTTCGACGCGGTGCTCATGCTCGCCCAGGCGCTGGCTCCGATGCCCGGCCGGCCTGGCTGGTCACCGCTGGCTCTCGCCGAGAACTCCGAGATGCCCTATGCCGACCTGGTGGCCTGCGACCCGCGAATGGTGGGCGCAGCTGCCCGGCCCGTGATCCGGCCCAAGATGGTCGTCGTCGACCACGGCAAGATCTTCAAGAGCGAGCACTTCAACGACGTGTGCACCACGCTGGGCATCTCGGTGCGCAGCGCCCGCGAGCGGACACCGACGGACAAGGCCATCGTGGAGAGCCTGTTCAGCGCGATCAAGAAGCTGTTCTGCCAGTACGTGGCCGGCTACACCGGCTCCGACCTCGCCCGGCGGGGCAAGAACATTCACGACGGCCCGTTGTGGAGCATCAACGAGCTGCAGGACCTCTTGGACGAGTGGATCGCCCTGCACTGGCAGCAGCGCCCCCACGACGGGCTGCGTAACCCGTTCCTGCCCGGCATGAAGATCAGTCCCAACCGCATGTACGCCACGCTCGTCGCCATGGAAGGCCACCTGCCACTCCCCCTGGGCGTGCACGAGAACCGCAAGCTGCTGCCGTTCACGCGGCTGAAGGTCAGCCGCAAGGGCGTGAAGATCAACAATCGCACCTACAACAGCCCCGACCTCCAGCAGTACTGCAACAAGCACTCCGGGATCCGCGGGCAGGGCATGAAGTGGCAGGTCCGCTACAACCCCTACGCCCCCAGGTTCGTGTGGCTCTACGACCACACCAAGGACGCCTGGGTCGAGGCCGAGTTCATCCACCAGCGGCTCATCGGCGACGCCTGGACCCAGTACCTGTGGGAGCAGGCCGAAGCCGTGCACGTCGAACTCGGTGGCAGCAAGGATGACGAACGCGCCATCACCCGTGCCGTCGCGGCACTGCGCGAACGGGCACGCCGCGGCCCCCAGGCTTCCGCACCGCGCGTGCCGGCCCTGTTCACCGGAACGAAGCTCACTCTGCGTGAACCGCAGACCGACCGCTACGCTGGCATCCGCGCCCCCATTCCCGGCATGGTCCAGCGGGCACCGTCCCTGAATGTTCCCGCAGGAGACCTGTTCCCCCGCCCGGCCCCCTCCCCCGCCGCCGAGGCACCGATGACCGTCCCTCTGCAGGGCGTGGAGCCGGTCCTGCCTGCGGACGCCCCGGCCGCGGCGAGCAGCGTTCCTGAACCCAGGCCCGCTGCCATCACGACGCCCCCACAACAGCCGGCATCCCCCACCGGGCCAGGCCGCAAGAAACAGTCCCACAGCCTCACCGGCCCGGCTTCCGGGCTGTTCGCACAGTTCACGGGCGCTGCCCCGGAAAGATCCGCGCCTGGTGCCGAAGCCGCTCCCTCCCCCGCCACCCGTCCCAGCAAGGAGACGCGATGA
- a CDS encoding TnsA-like heteromeric transposase endonuclease subunit: MEVQVRYLDLHGAEKTQLPDLLRGVAIEEYRPLAVPRAFRGRRSILTQWWSATTGQKVVCSTESQMHAAMMLDFDPSVVFFGASCLEVRWEQGSERGAVRPAFFARTAHGERLALMHPWAAGTRGMYEEEAMLVAAASAGWTLRPLQIPPGVLKASLLRVANYRNPAFADPEARQQLLEVFARPRPLASGAAAVGSPAALSCAWHLLWTGELAWDHRLPLTPASTIWMPHKDLA, encoded by the coding sequence GTGGAGGTCCAGGTGCGCTACCTCGATCTGCACGGAGCCGAAAAAACGCAGCTGCCTGACCTGCTGCGCGGGGTGGCGATCGAGGAATACCGTCCGCTGGCCGTGCCGCGTGCCTTCAGAGGACGGCGCTCGATCCTGACTCAGTGGTGGTCCGCTACAACCGGGCAGAAGGTTGTGTGCAGTACCGAGTCGCAGATGCACGCGGCCATGATGCTCGACTTCGATCCGTCTGTCGTGTTCTTCGGCGCCTCCTGCCTGGAAGTGCGCTGGGAACAGGGTTCGGAGCGCGGCGCTGTGCGTCCGGCGTTCTTCGCCCGCACCGCCCACGGCGAGCGTCTGGCACTGATGCATCCCTGGGCTGCCGGCACCCGGGGCATGTATGAGGAAGAAGCCATGCTCGTGGCGGCCGCGAGCGCAGGCTGGACCTTGCGTCCGTTGCAGATTCCGCCAGGGGTGCTGAAGGCGTCGCTGTTGCGGGTTGCGAACTACCGCAATCCGGCATTCGCCGACCCTGAGGCCCGGCAGCAGCTGTTGGAGGTCTTCGCACGCCCCCGGCCTCTTGCCTCGGGAGCGGCAGCCGTCGGCAGCCCGGCGGCTCTGTCTTGTGCCTGGCATCTGCTGTGGACAGGTGAGCTCGCCTGGGACCACCGCCTGCCCCTGACCCCTGCCTCAACCATATGGATGCCCCATAAGGATCTTGCATGA